The window TGTGGGGAAACAACAATGCTCATTGAGAATAACCAACCACATAAATGAATGCACTGCACAAAACGTAATAGATATAGATTTCAGTGTGTCAGCTGGCAGGTGGTGGATCTCCGGGGCATTCTGACATTAACTGAACTCAAATTCCAAATATTACTTAAGTGATTAATGTTGGTCCTCCATTCTTTTTCCTTAGTCTGATATGAAGCtggtttttgtatttttgaaagtcacatttattttctcttaaatgTGTGGGAATCTGTTGAATGAGGCTCTTTCTAAAGTTAATCTAATTCTAATTTAATATCTAATCAGTTTGGGCTCAAACATTTTGTTGCAGTTGTAAAGATGTCACAATAATGCATCTCAGCGGACTATACCATACAGTTTATATCAGGACTGTGCACTAATTAGATACATTAAATGACTGCTTTGTTTCATATTTAgcgttattattattttcactgttgTGGAAATtagacacatttatatttgacctcacttattatttagtgtctttttatgaatctgaaaaaaacaaatgaataaataattttaGCCCAAATACTAACTTttgcaaatgtgtatttaatatgATTAATACACAGCTGTTGTCATGGGAAGTCTTACCGTGGAGAACAGCCTTCCATTGGGCTCTATGCAGAGATACTGTGAGGCTGCGACTCCTCTGATCACTACACAGCCCGGTTCCACGGGACTGATCTCCAGCAGGCCTGCAGGCAGATGTGGATCAGAGTGAGAACTCCCACAAGCCACTGCAGTCATCAGTGATTCAGCAGCAGGGGTTCTAAAAAGCTGGACTTACTGTATGGAGTCTGCTGCTCCGAGCCGTGGATCTGTCCGTCCCCGCTGATCAGCAGGTGCAGTCCGGGCCGGGCGGCGTACAGGTGCCGGAGCCGCACTACCGGGCCCCAGTGGTGCGAGATGTGGGGCCCCTGTTCAGACACAGGCATGCAAACAACTCCAACAGCAAAAAACATATTGGTGAGAGACACAGTGACCACGAGCAGCAGCATGGTTTGTCAAATCCTGTGAGCATCTGCTCCCTCCTGCTGTCAGTGTGAAGTGAGTTCATCCTCACACAGCTTTTTAAACGTGACCCTTATCAGCATCAGATAACCCTCTTCCCCAAAGCCAATTCCCAGAAACAGACCACAACACACCCCTGCACCATCCAACTGAATCCCAGCTCTCATTGGCCAGGGACAAGCCCCTCACTGGGCCAAGTTATGATACCATTAAATACTTGTTGACAAGTCATTGAGAATCAGccaataaataaatgcactgCACAAAACATGAAAGCACAGAAAAACATGACGCATGGATTTGGCTTCTACAGTGAAGGTAAAAAGACAGATCTCAGCGTGTCAGCGGGCAGGTGGTGGCTCTCTGAGGCTGGGTAGTCCACTGTGAATATGACAGTAACTCACTTTTAAAAGGTACTATGAGATAAACAGAACTCAAATTCCAAATATTACTTTAATATTGGTCACTCTACCTTAGTCTGATATGAATcagatttttatattttcttttctcttaaaTGTGTGGGAATCTTTTAAATGATGCTCTTTCAGTATTCAGTTTGGGCtcaaacattttttgaatttgTAAAATGTTACAGTAAAGCAACGATGtcacaataatacatttcaaattggaCTATAAAATacagtgttattgtttttgtgtttgtgtttttttggtcaTGCTTTtggtttaactttaaaaaatgatttggatatatgataatgataataataataactattatcATTATTAGCATACTTATACAAAAATAGGATGAGAAGTTATCTGTCTTGTTATCTGAACATGGACTTGtatgaatacttttttaaccttatttttttcttttcaccctgGAAATGGGTGTATGTATAAATagatatgtatgtgtatgtatatataaattaaataaataaatgtgtattaaattTGACTCATGACATTGAAATAACATAACAGATTCACATTTTGATTCTTTACAACTTCCTAAGAGGAGAGGTAACTGAATATCGGACTAAGCAGCTTCAGTTAGTCATAATGAAAGCAGGTCCTTCGCCTTGTGTCAGGattattgtgttgtgttgttattgCTATTACCAGTAgtgcagtggtggaatgtagtTTATATGTATgggctttttaaatatgtaacacTGTTGTGGATCAGCTCTCATTACCTTAAGTACTTATATTGTATTAACATAACAAggcaatatttgtattatttgtagtTCTTGTAATGGATGTACAGGAAATGTGATTTACATTGTGGTTTTGCTTCCTTAATAAGTAATGGATATACtactgtattattattgttgttattattattattattattattattattattattattattattattactattattattattattattattactattattattattattactattattattattattattattattattattattattattattactattattattattattattattactattattattattattattattattattgttattattattattattattattattattactattattattattattattactattattattattgttattattattgttattattattattattgttattattattgttattattattactattattattattattactattattattactattattattattattactattattattattattattattgttattattattattattattattattgttattattattgttattattattactattattattattattactattattattactattattattattattattactattattattattattattattgttattattattattattattattgttattattattattattattattgttattattattgttattattattgttattattgttattattattgttattattattattattattattgttattattattattgttattattattattattattattattattactattattattgttattattattattattattgttattattattattattattattattgttattattattattattattattattattattgttattattattattactattattattattattattattattgttattgttattattagcagtagcagtaacagtagtagtagtggtagtagtaggAGTAACAGgagtagtattagcagtagtagtagtagtagcagtaatagtagtagtagcagtagtagtagtagtagtagcagtagtagtagtagtagcagtagtagtagtagtagcagtagtagtagtagtagtagtagtagtagtagtagtagtagtagtaacaggagtagtagtagcagtaattgtagtagtagcagtaattgtagtagtagtagtagtagcagtagtagtagtagtagtagtagtagtagtaacaggagtagtattagcagtaattgtagtagtagtagtagtagtagtagtagtagtagtagtagtagtagtagtagtagcagtagtagtagtagtagtagtagtagtagtagtagcagtagtagcagtagcagtagtagtagtagcagtagcagtagtagcagtagcagtagtagtagtagtagtagtagtagtagcagtagtagtagtagcagtagtagtagcagtagcagtagtagtagtagtagtagtagtagcagtagtagtagtagcagtagtagtagtagtagtagtagtagtagtagtagtagtagtagtagtagtagtaacaggagtagtattagcagtaattgtagcagtagtagtagtagtagtagtagcagtaattgtagtagtagtagtagtagcagtagtagtagtagcagtagtagtagtagtagtagtagtagtagtagtagtagtagtagtagtagtagtagtagtagtaacaggagtagtattagcagtaattgtagtagtagcagtagtagtagtagtagtagtagcagtagtagcagtagtagtagtagtagcagtagtagcagtagtagtagtagtagcagtagtagtagtagtagtagtagtagtagtagtagtagtagtagtagcagtagtagtagtagtagtagtagtagtagtagtagtagcagtagtagtagtagcagtagtagtagtagtagcagtagtagtagtagtagtagtagtagtagtagtagtagtagtaacaggagtagtattagcagtaattgtagtagttgtagtagtagcagtagtagtagtagcagtagtagtagtagtagcagtagtagtagtagtggtagtagtaaCAGgagtagtattagcagtaattgtagtagttgtagtagtagcagtagtagtagtagtagtagtagtagtagtagtagtagtagtagtagtagtagcagtaattgtagtagcagtagcagtagtagaagtagtagtagtagtagtagtagtattagcagtagtagtagtagcagtagtagcagtagcagtagtagtagtagcagtagtagtagtagcagtagcagtagcagtagcagtagtagtagtagtagtagtagtagcagtagtagtagtagtagtagtagtagtagtagtagtagtattagcagtaattgtagtagcagtagcagtagtagtagtagtagtagtagtagtagtagtagtagtagtagcagtagcagtagtagtagtagtagtattagcagtaattgtagtagcagtagcagtagcagtagtagtattagcagtaattgtagtagtagcagtagcagtagtagtagtagtagtagtagtagtagtagtagtagcagtagtagtagtagtagtagtagtagtagtagtagtagtagtagtagtagcagtagtagtagtagcagtagtagtattagcagtaattgtagtagcagtagcagtagcagtagtagtattagcagtaattgtagtagcagtagcagtagtagtagtagtagtagtagtagtagtagtagtagcagtagtagtagtagtagtagtagtagtagtagtagtagtagtagtagtagtagtagcagtagtagtagtagcagtagtagtagtagtagcagtagtagtagtagtagtagtagtagtaacaggagtagtattagcagtaattgtagtagttgtagtagtagcagtagtagtagtagtagtagtagtagtagtagtagtagtagtagtagtagtagcagtaattgtagtagcagtagcagtagtagaagtagtagtattagcagtaattgtagtagcagtagtagtagcagtagtagtagtagcagtagtagtattagcagtaattgtagtagcagtagtagtagcagtagtagtagtagcagtagtagtattagcagtaattgtagtagcagtagtagtagtagcagtagtagtagtagcagtagtagtagtagcagtagtagtattagcagtaattgtagtagcagtagtagtattagcagtaattgtagtagcagtagtagtagtagtagcagtagtagtattagcagtaattgtagtagcagtagtagtattagcagtaattgtagtagcagtagtagaagtagtagtaggCAAGGCAATGTGTTATGGTATCTTATACAGGGTTATAAACCAGTGTCTATAATGAAACTATGCAGCAGTAGTAAACTACCTGCAGTAACACCTGAACACAGTGCTGTACTTCAGAATCACaaatactttaataatcccAGGGGGAAATTGGTTTTCATGACTTGTCGTGGACTCATACTTTGTCTGACTGTCTTGGTGACAGGTTTGACTATTATACAAATGTGAAAGTATGATGGGCCAATGATCTAATTGTTATACCTTTGTTACAAACGGTTTGATAGTGGGCAGCAGTGCAGAGGACTGTTGTTGTAAGATACTGT of the Eleginops maclovinus isolate JMC-PN-2008 ecotype Puerto Natales chromosome 4, JC_Emac_rtc_rv5, whole genome shotgun sequence genome contains:
- the fgf19 gene encoding fibroblast growth factor 19; amino-acid sequence: MLLLVVTVSLTNMFFAVGVVCMPVSEQGPHISHHWGPVVRLRHLYAARPGLHLLISGDGQIHGSEQQTPYSLLEISPVEPGCVVIRGVAASQYLCIEPNGRLFSTPTYSRDACTFREQILPDGYNIYISISHGALLSMGTPRQRKQGRDRGVPALAQFLPRISSLDQITYPGPDVPEQLERRRPTEEPVDAMDSFGKLSQVIHSPSFHKR